A single genomic interval of Candidatus Methylomirabilota bacterium harbors:
- the tgt gene encoding tRNA guanosine(34) transglycosylase Tgt: MSASPVQFELLARDGDARRGRLLTRRGPIETPAFMPVGTRGTVKSLTPEDLSEVGAQIVLANTFHLLLRPGPGLVRELGGLHRFMGWDGPILTDSGGFQVFSLARLRKITEEGVEFQSPIDGSAHFLSPELSIEVQRALGSDIVHPLDECLAYPASHAETERSLGLTGRWSRRAWAAHAQDGPTGQAFFGIVQGGSYPDLRRRAVEETVALGCDGYAIGGMAVGEPKPVMYGLTASATALLPADQPRYLMGVGKPEDLVECVARGVDMFDCVLPTRNARNGQCFTAEGPLVIKQARYVSDGRPLDEQCDCYTCRRFSRAYLRHLFVSAELLVYRLLTIHNLRFFFGLMAQMRTAIAAGAFGPFRARFLAQTLVSSEGVSLESESEA, translated from the coding sequence ATGAGCGCCAGCCCGGTGCAGTTCGAGCTGCTCGCCCGCGATGGGGACGCGCGCCGGGGCCGCCTCCTCACCCGGCGCGGGCCGATCGAGACCCCCGCGTTCATGCCCGTGGGCACGCGGGGCACCGTGAAGAGCCTGACCCCGGAGGATCTGAGTGAGGTCGGCGCGCAGATCGTGCTGGCCAACACCTTCCATCTGCTGCTCCGGCCCGGGCCGGGGCTCGTGCGCGAGCTCGGCGGTCTGCACCGGTTCATGGGCTGGGACGGCCCGATCCTGACCGACTCGGGCGGATTCCAGGTCTTCAGCCTGGCCCGGCTGCGAAAGATCACCGAGGAGGGGGTCGAGTTCCAGTCGCCCATCGACGGCTCCGCGCACTTCCTCTCGCCGGAGCTCAGCATCGAGGTCCAGCGGGCGCTGGGCTCGGACATCGTCCATCCCCTCGACGAGTGTCTGGCCTACCCGGCCAGCCACGCCGAGACCGAGCGGTCGCTGGGGCTCACGGGCCGCTGGTCGCGGCGGGCCTGGGCGGCCCATGCCCAGGACGGACCCACGGGCCAGGCGTTCTTCGGGATCGTACAGGGCGGCAGCTACCCCGACCTGCGCCGCCGCGCCGTGGAGGAAACCGTGGCGCTGGGCTGTGACGGCTACGCGATCGGTGGCATGGCGGTGGGGGAGCCCAAGCCGGTCATGTACGGCCTCACGGCGTCGGCGACCGCCCTGCTGCCCGCTGATCAGCCGCGCTACCTGATGGGCGTCGGCAAGCCCGAGGATCTCGTGGAGTGCGTGGCCCGTGGTGTGGACATGTTCGACTGCGTGCTGCCCACACGCAACGCCCGCAACGGCCAGTGCTTCACCGCCGAGGGTCCGCTGGTCATCAAACAGGCGCGCTATGTGAGCGACGGCCGTCCCCTGGACGAGCAGTGCGACTGCTACACGTGTCGGCGGTTCTCGCGCGCCTACCTGCGCCACCTCTTCGTCTCGGCCGAGCTGCTGGTTTACCGCCTGCTGACGATCCACAACCTGCGCTTCTTCTTCGGCCTCATGGCGCAGATGCGAACGGCCATCGCGGCGGGAGCCTTCGGGCCATTCCGGGCTCGGTTTTTGGCCCAAACTCTTGTATCATCCGAAGGCGTTTCACTGGAGTCGGAATCGGAGGCCTGA
- the secF gene encoding protein translocase subunit SecF, which translates to MIQLFPNPSYDFIGKRRWAYLISVVFIAIGLASMIAKGGLRYDIDFAGGTLLQVRFSEPPSVERIRAALARIELGDSVIQEFGDAREFVIRLPLAGTSSEAIGRRVQEAVAADPTLGQMEIRRIEFVGPQVGRDLQLQAVYAVIAGLIGILIYVAIRFDLKGGVAAIVAVFHDVLVSLGALSLTDREFSLPVLAAILTIIGYSVNDTIVAYDRLRENRSRHGQLKGSTFAQQINVAINQTLSRTVLTALTTFFATGILLFFGGKVLEDFAFALFVGVITGTYSTIYIAGALIVEWTSYVEGRVRRPKKAVAKA; encoded by the coding sequence ATGATCCAGCTTTTTCCCAATCCGAGCTACGACTTCATCGGCAAGCGGCGCTGGGCGTACCTGATCTCGGTGGTCTTCATCGCCATCGGGCTGGCCTCGATGATCGCCAAGGGCGGGCTGCGGTACGACATCGACTTCGCGGGAGGCACCCTGCTCCAGGTGCGCTTCTCCGAGCCCCCCTCGGTCGAACGGATCCGGGCCGCCCTGGCCCGCATCGAGCTCGGGGACAGCGTGATCCAGGAGTTCGGCGACGCGCGCGAGTTCGTCATCCGCTTGCCCCTGGCCGGGACCAGCAGCGAGGCGATCGGCCGCCGGGTCCAGGAGGCGGTAGCCGCCGATCCCACGCTCGGCCAGATGGAGATCCGTCGCATCGAGTTCGTAGGTCCCCAGGTCGGACGCGACCTGCAGCTGCAGGCCGTCTACGCCGTCATCGCCGGGCTGATCGGCATTCTCATCTACGTCGCGATCCGCTTCGACCTCAAGGGCGGCGTGGCCGCCATCGTCGCGGTCTTTCACGACGTCCTGGTGTCGCTGGGCGCGCTCAGCCTGACCGATCGCGAGTTTTCGCTGCCGGTGCTGGCCGCCATCCTCACCATCATCGGCTATTCGGTGAACGACACCATCGTGGCCTACGACCGGCTGCGCGAGAACCGTAGCCGGCACGGCCAGCTGAAGGGCAGCACGTTCGCCCAGCAGATCAACGTCGCCATCAACCAGACGTTGTCGCGGACGGTGCTCACGGCGCTCACCACGTTCTTCGCCACCGGTATCCTGCTGTTCTTCGGCGGCAAGGTGCTCGAGGACTTCGCCTTCGCGCTCTTCGTCGGCGTGATCACGGGCACGTACTCGACGATCTACATCGCGGGCGCCCTCATCGTGGAGTGGACCAGCTACGTGGAGGGCAGGGTTCGGCGCCCGAAAAAAGCGGTGGCCAAGGCCTGA
- a CDS encoding metallopeptidase family protein has translation MTRQQFEALVEKALRRLPRPFRERLANIVIVIEDWPDDDTLADMGIEPPDTLYGLYRGVDLPRRDSSYGNVLPDTITIYQGPIEEDCRNREEMTDLVRETVVHEIGHYFGLDDETMHQIEEGQGD, from the coding sequence ATGACCCGCCAGCAGTTCGAAGCCCTGGTCGAGAAGGCGCTTCGGCGGTTGCCTCGCCCCTTCCGCGAACGGCTGGCGAACATCGTGATCGTGATCGAGGACTGGCCCGACGACGACACGCTGGCCGACATGGGCATCGAGCCGCCCGACACGCTGTACGGGCTCTACCGCGGGGTCGATTTGCCCCGACGGGACTCGTCGTACGGCAACGTGCTGCCGGATACCATCACCATCTACCAGGGACCGATCGAGGAGGACTGCCGCAATCGCGAGGAGATGACGGACCTGGTGCGGGAGACGGTCGTTCACGAGATCGGCCACTACTTCGGGCTCGACGACGAGACCATGCACCAGATCGAGGAAGGGCAGGGCGACTAG
- a CDS encoding bifunctional (p)ppGpp synthetase/guanosine-3',5'-bis(diphosphate) 3'-pyrophosphohydrolase, with protein sequence MTRLETLLEEVPKYQPGADLELLHRAYRFSEQSHRGQQRASGEPYVSHPLEVARLLVDFKMDVVTVTAGLLHDVIEDTKATKADLEREFGREIADLVDGVTKLSKLAFSSREERQAENFRKMLVAMARDLRVLMIKLADRLHNMRTLQYLTADKARKIAQETLDIYAPLAHRLGMARVKAELEDLALRALHPEAYVDLQRRVAKRRLEREAEIGQAIAIIERKLSEVGIEAQIRGRPKHFYSIWKKMHDQGREFDEIYDLTAVRVITNSVRDCYGALGVIHSLWKPVPGRFKDFIAMPKVNMYQSLHTTVIGPKGDPVEIQIRTTEMHRIAEEGIAAHWLYKERKTGKDKLDDSLLWLRQLLETQQELKDPQEFLDTVRVDLFPDEVYVFTPKGDVKSLPEGSTPIDFAYAVHTKVGEHCVGAKVNGKLVPLRTTLQQGDIVEIVTSPNQHPSRDWLQIVKSSRARSKINQWLKIEERARSIALGRELLEREAKKYRLNGAALLSGDETRKVAADLGHPSVDDMLAALGYGKSSVSQLLHRLAPPAAMLEPPEKPKAASATRPKAEQGVRIRGVDDLLVRFARCCNPLPGDAIVGFITRGRGLTIHARECLTVAKSVLDRERLVNVEWDVEAPATRPVRIAVYIGRDRPGLLSEITGAISSKNGNITKAEVTVTDDRRGTNHFVVEVADLEQLQGIMTAIRDVPDVINVERVRGL encoded by the coding sequence GTGACGCGACTCGAGACGCTGCTGGAGGAGGTTCCGAAGTACCAGCCAGGCGCCGACCTGGAGTTGCTGCATCGCGCCTACCGCTTCTCCGAGCAGTCTCACCGTGGCCAGCAGCGAGCATCCGGTGAGCCCTACGTCTCGCACCCGCTGGAGGTCGCCCGGCTCCTGGTCGACTTCAAGATGGACGTCGTCACGGTCACCGCCGGCCTCCTGCACGACGTCATCGAGGATACCAAGGCCACCAAGGCCGACCTGGAGCGGGAGTTCGGGCGGGAGATCGCCGACCTGGTGGACGGCGTGACCAAGCTGAGCAAGCTCGCGTTCTCGTCCCGGGAGGAGCGCCAGGCCGAGAATTTCCGCAAGATGCTGGTGGCGATGGCGCGGGATCTGCGGGTCCTGATGATCAAGCTCGCCGACCGGCTGCACAACATGCGGACCCTGCAATACCTCACCGCCGACAAGGCCCGGAAGATCGCCCAGGAGACGCTGGACATCTACGCCCCGCTGGCCCACCGCCTGGGCATGGCCCGGGTCAAGGCCGAGCTGGAGGACCTGGCCCTGCGCGCCCTGCATCCCGAGGCCTACGTGGACCTGCAGCGCAGGGTGGCCAAGCGACGGCTGGAGCGGGAGGCCGAGATCGGGCAGGCCATCGCGATCATCGAGCGCAAGCTCTCGGAGGTCGGCATCGAGGCCCAGATCCGCGGGCGGCCCAAGCACTTCTACTCGATCTGGAAGAAGATGCACGATCAGGGCCGCGAGTTCGACGAGATCTACGATCTCACCGCCGTGCGGGTGATCACCAATTCCGTGCGGGACTGCTATGGCGCCCTCGGCGTCATTCACTCCTTGTGGAAGCCGGTGCCCGGCCGCTTCAAGGACTTCATCGCGATGCCCAAGGTCAACATGTACCAGTCGCTGCACACGACGGTCATCGGCCCCAAGGGCGATCCGGTGGAAATCCAGATCCGCACCACCGAGATGCACCGGATCGCCGAGGAGGGGATCGCCGCCCACTGGCTGTACAAGGAACGAAAGACCGGGAAGGACAAGCTCGACGACTCGCTCCTCTGGCTACGCCAGCTCCTGGAGACCCAGCAGGAGCTGAAAGATCCCCAGGAGTTCCTCGACACCGTTCGCGTCGACCTGTTTCCCGACGAGGTGTACGTGTTCACCCCCAAGGGGGACGTCAAGTCCCTGCCCGAGGGGTCCACCCCCATCGACTTCGCGTACGCCGTGCACACCAAGGTCGGCGAGCACTGCGTGGGCGCCAAGGTCAACGGCAAGCTGGTGCCCCTACGCACCACGCTCCAGCAGGGCGACATCGTGGAGATCGTCACGTCGCCCAACCAGCACCCCAGCCGGGACTGGCTGCAGATCGTCAAGTCGTCCCGGGCCCGCTCGAAGATCAACCAGTGGCTCAAGATCGAGGAGCGCGCGCGGTCCATCGCCCTCGGGCGCGAGCTCCTCGAGCGCGAGGCCAAGAAGTACCGTTTGAACGGGGCGGCCCTGCTGAGCGGGGACGAGACCCGGAAGGTGGCCGCCGACCTGGGCCACCCCAGCGTCGACGATATGCTGGCGGCCCTGGGGTACGGCAAGAGCTCCGTCTCCCAACTCCTGCACCGCCTGGCGCCGCCGGCGGCGATGCTGGAGCCGCCGGAGAAGCCCAAGGCGGCCAGCGCCACCCGGCCCAAGGCCGAACAGGGGGTGCGGATCCGGGGCGTGGACGATCTCCTGGTCCGCTTCGCCCGGTGCTGCAACCCGCTGCCCGGTGACGCCATCGTCGGCTTCATCACCCGGGGCCGCGGCCTCACCATCCACGCCCGTGAGTGCCTCACCGTGGCCAAAAGCGTGCTGGACCGCGAGCGCCTGGTGAACGTGGAATGGGACGTGGAGGCGCCGGCGACGCGGCCGGTCCGCATCGCCGTCTATATCGGCCGCGACCGCCCCGGTCTGCTGTCCGAGATCACCGGCGCCATCTCCTCGAAAAACGGCAACATCACGAAGGCCGAGGTCACGGTCACCGACGACCGCCGGGGCACGAACCACTTCGTGGTCGAGGTCGCCGACCTGGAGCAGCTCCAGGGCATCATGACCGCCATCCGGGACGTCCCGGACGTGATCAACGTCGAGCGCGTCCGCGGCCTCTGA
- the secD gene encoding protein translocase subunit SecD, translated as MPKHLWWRSGLVLAVILGSLWYLYPLRSSINLGLDLQGGIHLVLGVEADKAIAAQTERVAEDLKAALERRGIAVRRVAREGNAAIAVQLASAQNWNDALTVVNEFSTFDRRDEDQAAARFTLVMQEREQQQQRDLAVRGALEKIRNRVDKFGVSEPTITRQGSDRILIQLPGVQDPERAKALIGQTGLLEFRLLDEQTSVEDALAGRLPETSEILYQRRRDRESETERKVPYVVQKRTLLTGAELTDASVQADPNSPGNWQVSITFSAAGGQRFAEITEQNVGRHLAIILDGSVYSAPRINERIPGGRAVITGQFTIEEARDLAIVLREGALPASVTMLEERTVGPSLGRDSIRQGLIAISASGMAVFAFMLVYYQLAGLIADLALGLNLLLLLAALAAFGGTLTLPGLAGIALTIGMAVDTNVLIFERIREEMRVGKTPRAAIDAGFTRAFRVIIDTHVTVLVTALILYNFGTGPVRGFAVTLFTGLTASLFTAVFFTRLIFDILYMRRRKLERISI; from the coding sequence ATGCCTAAACACCTCTGGTGGCGTAGCGGTCTGGTCCTCGCCGTCATCCTGGGCTCCCTGTGGTACCTGTACCCGCTGCGCTCCAGCATCAACCTGGGCCTCGACCTCCAGGGCGGCATCCACCTGGTGCTGGGCGTGGAGGCGGACAAGGCGATCGCCGCCCAGACCGAACGGGTGGCCGAAGACCTGAAGGCCGCGCTGGAGCGGCGGGGCATCGCGGTCCGCCGGGTGGCCCGCGAGGGCAACGCGGCCATCGCCGTGCAGCTCGCCAGCGCTCAGAACTGGAACGACGCGCTCACCGTCGTGAACGAGTTCTCCACGTTCGATCGGCGCGACGAAGACCAGGCGGCCGCCCGCTTCACGCTGGTGATGCAGGAGCGAGAACAGCAGCAGCAGCGCGACCTCGCCGTCCGGGGTGCGCTGGAGAAGATCCGCAACCGGGTCGACAAGTTTGGCGTGTCCGAGCCCACCATCACCCGGCAGGGGAGCGATCGGATCCTGATCCAGCTTCCCGGGGTGCAGGATCCCGAGCGGGCCAAGGCCCTCATCGGTCAGACCGGCCTGCTGGAATTCAGGCTGCTCGACGAGCAGACCTCGGTCGAGGACGCCCTGGCCGGGCGTCTGCCCGAGACCTCCGAAATCCTCTACCAGCGGCGGCGGGACCGGGAGAGCGAGACCGAGCGCAAGGTCCCCTACGTGGTCCAGAAGCGGACGCTCCTCACCGGCGCCGAGCTGACCGACGCCAGCGTGCAGGCCGACCCGAACTCTCCGGGCAACTGGCAGGTCTCCATCACGTTCAGCGCGGCCGGGGGCCAGCGGTTCGCCGAGATCACCGAGCAGAATGTGGGCCGCCATCTGGCCATCATCCTCGACGGCAGCGTGTACTCGGCCCCCCGCATCAACGAGCGCATCCCCGGCGGCCGCGCCGTCATCACCGGGCAGTTCACCATCGAGGAGGCCCGCGATCTCGCCATCGTGCTGCGGGAGGGCGCGCTGCCCGCCTCGGTCACGATGCTGGAGGAGCGCACGGTGGGGCCGTCGCTGGGACGGGACTCCATCCGGCAGGGGCTGATCGCCATCAGCGCCTCGGGCATGGCGGTGTTCGCCTTCATGCTGGTGTACTACCAGCTGGCCGGCCTCATCGCCGACCTGGCCCTGGGCCTGAATCTCCTGCTCCTGTTGGCGGCCCTCGCCGCCTTCGGCGGGACGCTGACCCTGCCCGGGCTGGCCGGCATCGCGCTGACCATCGGCATGGCGGTCGACACCAACGTCCTCATCTTCGAGCGGATCCGCGAGGAGATGCGGGTGGGCAAGACCCCCCGGGCCGCCATCGACGCCGGTTTCACGCGGGCCTTCCGGGTCATCATAGACACCCACGTGACGGTGCTGGTGACGGCCCTGATCCTCTACAACTTCGGTACGGGCCCCGTGCGGGGGTTCGCCGTGACCCTCTTCACCGGGCTGACGGCTAGCCTGTTCACGGCCGTGTTCTTCACCCGCCTCATCTTCGACATCCTCTACATGCGCCGCCGCAAGCTGGAACGAATCTCCATATGA
- a CDS encoding TRAP transporter permease, with translation MMLDARAARWMIGALAVALSIFHLWAGAFGAFESMLQRTVHLMTLLALCFLTVPCSPRLPARVAERIDLPLGLLALAIDAYLIVEHDRIVRREWYYGPMTTLDVLFGALTIVLVLEAARRTTGWPLPTIAGAFVLYALLGNHFPSPLTIRATDPLTLIDHMFLTPQAIFGTPTGASATFVYLFIVFGAFLQVTGGGRFFIDVAMAMVGRFTGGAAKVAVISSSLFGTISGHSVANVYGTGTFTIPLMKRFGYGANFAGAVEAAASTGGQIMPPVMGAAAFIMAEFLGVAYLSVMVAAILPACLFYLSVYLGVHNEAVKRGLRGVPAEEIDPLAAVLRRGAHFAVPLLVMLVLLFRGYTPFRAAFAAIVTLVAVALLRRATRIGPRQAWEALEAGARGSIMIATTVGCAGLIVGVLDLTGLGINFISAILGLSGGLYLPTLVLILLACFVLGMGMPTAPAYIIAALIGAPTLIQMGTIPMAAHMFVFYGALLSSITPPVALAAYAGAAIAGGDPFRTGLIAVRLGFVKLLVPFLFVYNPVLLWIGGWHEIVQATVTATVGVFALSYGFDGWLWGPVGPLLRAAFLVAGLALMVPELYTDLAGAALFVAIFALRLRHRRPLAAAPVPAE, from the coding sequence GCGCGGGCGGCGCGGTGGATGATCGGCGCGCTGGCGGTGGCGCTGTCGATCTTCCACCTGTGGGCCGGAGCGTTCGGAGCGTTCGAGTCGATGCTCCAGCGCACGGTCCACCTCATGACGCTGCTCGCGCTCTGCTTCCTCACCGTTCCCTGCTCTCCGCGCCTACCCGCGCGCGTCGCCGAGCGGATCGACCTCCCCCTGGGCCTGCTGGCGTTGGCCATCGACGCCTACCTCATCGTCGAGCACGACCGCATCGTGCGCCGCGAGTGGTACTACGGGCCGATGACGACGCTGGACGTCCTCTTCGGCGCGCTCACCATCGTCCTGGTCCTGGAGGCCGCCCGCCGGACCACGGGCTGGCCGCTGCCCACGATCGCCGGCGCCTTCGTCCTCTACGCCCTCCTCGGCAACCACTTCCCATCGCCGCTGACGATCCGCGCCACGGACCCCCTGACCCTGATCGACCACATGTTCCTGACCCCCCAGGCGATCTTCGGGACGCCGACCGGCGCGTCGGCGACGTTCGTGTACCTGTTCATCGTGTTCGGCGCCTTCCTGCAGGTCACCGGCGGCGGACGATTCTTCATCGACGTGGCCATGGCGATGGTCGGTCGCTTCACCGGAGGCGCGGCCAAGGTGGCGGTCATCTCCAGCTCGCTGTTCGGGACGATCTCCGGGCACTCCGTGGCCAACGTCTACGGCACAGGCACCTTCACGATCCCGCTCATGAAGCGCTTCGGGTACGGCGCCAACTTCGCGGGAGCGGTGGAGGCGGCGGCCTCCACCGGCGGGCAGATCATGCCGCCCGTCATGGGGGCGGCGGCCTTCATCATGGCCGAGTTCCTCGGTGTGGCCTATCTCAGCGTGATGGTGGCCGCCATCCTGCCCGCCTGCCTCTTCTATCTCTCCGTCTACCTCGGCGTGCACAACGAAGCGGTCAAGAGGGGGCTCCGGGGAGTGCCGGCCGAGGAGATCGACCCGCTGGCCGCGGTGCTCCGGCGCGGCGCCCACTTCGCCGTGCCCCTGCTCGTCATGCTCGTCCTGCTCTTTCGCGGGTACACGCCGTTCCGGGCCGCGTTCGCCGCCATCGTCACGCTGGTCGCGGTGGCGCTGCTGCGGCGGGCCACGCGGATCGGCCCCCGCCAGGCCTGGGAGGCGCTGGAGGCCGGCGCCCGGGGCTCCATCATGATCGCCACCACCGTGGGGTGCGCCGGGCTCATCGTCGGCGTCCTCGACCTCACCGGGCTCGGCATCAACTTCATCAGCGCCATCCTCGGGCTGTCCGGCGGCCTCTACCTGCCGACGCTCGTGCTCATCCTGCTGGCCTGCTTCGTGCTGGGGATGGGAATGCCGACGGCGCCCGCCTACATCATCGCGGCCCTGATCGGCGCGCCCACGCTGATCCAGATGGGCACGATCCCCATGGCCGCCCACATGTTCGTGTTCTACGGCGCCTTGCTGTCTTCCATCACGCCCCCCGTCGCCCTGGCCGCCTACGCGGGCGCGGCCATCGCCGGAGGCGATCCGTTCCGCACCGGACTCATCGCGGTGCGCCTCGGCTTCGTGAAGCTCCTGGTGCCCTTCCTCTTCGTCTACAATCCCGTGCTGCTCTGGATCGGCGGCTGGCACGAGATCGTCCAGGCCACGGTCACCGCAACGGTCGGGGTGTTCGCGCTGTCCTACGGGTTCGACGGCTGGCTGTGGGGCCCGGTGGGCCCGCTGCTGCGGGCGGCGTTCCTGGTGGCCGGCCTGGCGCTCATGGTTCCCGAGCTTTACACCGACCTGGCCGGAGCGGCGCTGTTCGTCGCGATCTTCGCCCTCCGGCTCCGGCACAGGCGGCCCCTGGCCGCGGCGCCGGTGCCGGCGGAGTAA
- the yajC gene encoding preprotein translocase subunit YajC: MDVVHAADIALASSAPPGGAGSGAIAMQLLFFAAIFAVFYFLLIRPQQKQKREREQMLSAIKRGDRVVTTSGLHGTVTGLTEHTVTLRVADQVKLEFDRASVGRIVTAGASEKDA, encoded by the coding sequence ATGGATGTGGTTCATGCCGCGGACATCGCTCTGGCCTCGTCGGCGCCGCCGGGGGGCGCGGGGAGCGGGGCGATCGCCATGCAGCTGCTCTTCTTCGCCGCGATCTTCGCCGTCTTCTACTTCCTCCTCATCCGCCCGCAGCAGAAGCAGAAGCGAGAGCGGGAGCAGATGCTGAGCGCCATCAAGCGGGGTGACCGGGTCGTGACGACGAGCGGGTTGCATGGCACGGTGACCGGCCTCACCGAGCACACCGTCACCCTGCGCGTGGCCGATCAGGTCAAGCTGGAGTTCGACCGCGCCTCCGTAGGTCGCATCGTGACGGCGGGCGCGTCGGAGAAAGATGCCTAA